The Megalops cyprinoides isolate fMegCyp1 chromosome 9, fMegCyp1.pri, whole genome shotgun sequence genome has a window encoding:
- the ap2m1b gene encoding AP-2 complex subunit mu-B isoform X1, with the protein MIGGLFIYNHKGEVLISRVYRDDIGRNAVDAFRVNVIHARQQVRSPVTNIARTSFFHVKRSNIWLAAVTKQNVNAAMVFEFLYKMCDVMTAYFGKISEENIKNNFVLIYELLDEILDFGYPQNSETGALKTFITQQGIKSQHHTKEEQSQITSQVTGQIGWRREGIKYRRNELFLDVLESVNLLMSPQGQVLSAHVSGRVVMKSYLSGMPECKFGMNDKIVIDKQSKGGTADEAGKSSGKQSIAIDDCTFHQCVRLSKFDSERSISFIPPDGEYELMRYRTTKDIILPFRVIPLVREVGRTKLEVKVVIKSNFKPSLLAQKIEVRIPTPLNTSGVQVICMKGKAKYKASENAIVWKIKRMAGMKESQISAEIELLPTNDKKKWARPPISMNFEVPFAPSGLKVRYLKVFEPKLNYSDHDVIKWVRYIGRSGIYETRC; encoded by the exons ATGATTGGAGGACTGTTCATTTACAACCACAAGGGGGAGGTGCTGATCTCCCGCGTCTACCGCGATGACATCGG GCGCAACGCGGTGGACGCGTTCCGCGTGAACGTGATCCACGCCCGCCAGCAGGTGCGCTCTCCCGTCACCAACATCGCCCGCACCAGCTTCTTCCACGTCAAGCGCTCCAACATATGGCTGGCGGCCGTCACCAAGCAGAACGTCAACGCCGCCATGGTCTTCGAGTTCCTGTACAAGATGTGCGACGTCATGACGGCCTACTTCGGCAAGATCAGCGAGGAGAACATCAAGAACAACTTTGTGCTGATCTACGAGCTGCTGGACG AGATCCTGGACTTCGGATACCCCCAGAACTCTGAGACTGGTGCCCTGAAGACCTTCATCACTCAGCAGGGCATCAAGAGCCAG CACCAT ACGAAAGAGGAACAGTCACAGATCACTAGTCAAGTGACTGGACAGATCGGTTGGCGCCGTGAGGGAATCAAGTACCGCCGCAACGAGCTTTTCCTGGACGTACTGGAGAGCGTCAACCTGCTGATGTCCCCGCAAG GGCAGGTGCTGAGTGCCCACGTCTCTGGCCGGGTTGTGATGAAGAGCTACCTGAGTGGGATGCCGGAGTGCAAGTTTGGCATGAACGACAAAATCGTCATCGACAAGCAGAGCAAGGGTGGCACTGCCGATGAAGCCGGCAAGAG CAGTGGGAAACAGTCCATAGCGATCGATGACTGCACCTTCCACCAGTGTGTGCGTCTCAGCAAGTTTGACTCAGAGAGGAGCATCAGCTTCATTCCCCCTGATGGAGAGTACGAGCTCATGAG GTACCGCACCACTAAGGACATCATCCTGCCCTTCCGGGTCATCCCACTAGTCAGGGAGGTTGGCCGAACCAAGCTGGAGGTCAAAGTGGTCATCAAGTCCAACTTCAAGCCATCCCTACTGGCGCAGAAAATTGAG GTGCGCATTCCCACCCCCCTCAACACCAGTGGTGTGCAGGTGATCTGCATGAAGGGCAAAGCCAAGTACAAGGCCAGCGAGAATGCCATTGTATGGAA GATTAAGCGGATGGCTGGAATGAAGGAGTCTCAGATCAGTGCTGAGATTGAGCTGCTCCCCACCAACGACAAGAAGAAGTGGGCCCGTCCCCCGATATCCATGAACTTTGAG GTGCCCTTTGCTCCCTCAGGACTCAAGGTGCGCTATCTGAAGGTGTTCGAGCCGAAGCTGAACTACAGTGATCATGATGTCATCAAATGGGTGCGCTACATCGGCCGCAGTGGCATCTACGAGACGCGCTGCTAA
- the ap2m1b gene encoding AP-2 complex subunit mu-B isoform X2, with product MIGGLFIYNHKGEVLISRVYRDDIGRNAVDAFRVNVIHARQQVRSPVTNIARTSFFHVKRSNIWLAAVTKQNVNAAMVFEFLYKMCDVMTAYFGKISEENIKNNFVLIYELLDEILDFGYPQNSETGALKTFITQQGIKSQHHTKEEQSQITSQVTGQIGWRREGIKYRRNELFLDVLESVNLLMSPQGQVLSAHVSGRVVMKSYLSGMPECKFGMNDKIVIDKQSKGGTADEAGKSGKQSIAIDDCTFHQCVRLSKFDSERSISFIPPDGEYELMRYRTTKDIILPFRVIPLVREVGRTKLEVKVVIKSNFKPSLLAQKIEVRIPTPLNTSGVQVICMKGKAKYKASENAIVWKIKRMAGMKESQISAEIELLPTNDKKKWARPPISMNFEVPFAPSGLKVRYLKVFEPKLNYSDHDVIKWVRYIGRSGIYETRC from the exons ATGATTGGAGGACTGTTCATTTACAACCACAAGGGGGAGGTGCTGATCTCCCGCGTCTACCGCGATGACATCGG GCGCAACGCGGTGGACGCGTTCCGCGTGAACGTGATCCACGCCCGCCAGCAGGTGCGCTCTCCCGTCACCAACATCGCCCGCACCAGCTTCTTCCACGTCAAGCGCTCCAACATATGGCTGGCGGCCGTCACCAAGCAGAACGTCAACGCCGCCATGGTCTTCGAGTTCCTGTACAAGATGTGCGACGTCATGACGGCCTACTTCGGCAAGATCAGCGAGGAGAACATCAAGAACAACTTTGTGCTGATCTACGAGCTGCTGGACG AGATCCTGGACTTCGGATACCCCCAGAACTCTGAGACTGGTGCCCTGAAGACCTTCATCACTCAGCAGGGCATCAAGAGCCAG CACCAT ACGAAAGAGGAACAGTCACAGATCACTAGTCAAGTGACTGGACAGATCGGTTGGCGCCGTGAGGGAATCAAGTACCGCCGCAACGAGCTTTTCCTGGACGTACTGGAGAGCGTCAACCTGCTGATGTCCCCGCAAG GGCAGGTGCTGAGTGCCCACGTCTCTGGCCGGGTTGTGATGAAGAGCTACCTGAGTGGGATGCCGGAGTGCAAGTTTGGCATGAACGACAAAATCGTCATCGACAAGCAGAGCAAGGGTGGCACTGCCGATGAAGCCGGCAAGAG TGGGAAACAGTCCATAGCGATCGATGACTGCACCTTCCACCAGTGTGTGCGTCTCAGCAAGTTTGACTCAGAGAGGAGCATCAGCTTCATTCCCCCTGATGGAGAGTACGAGCTCATGAG GTACCGCACCACTAAGGACATCATCCTGCCCTTCCGGGTCATCCCACTAGTCAGGGAGGTTGGCCGAACCAAGCTGGAGGTCAAAGTGGTCATCAAGTCCAACTTCAAGCCATCCCTACTGGCGCAGAAAATTGAG GTGCGCATTCCCACCCCCCTCAACACCAGTGGTGTGCAGGTGATCTGCATGAAGGGCAAAGCCAAGTACAAGGCCAGCGAGAATGCCATTGTATGGAA GATTAAGCGGATGGCTGGAATGAAGGAGTCTCAGATCAGTGCTGAGATTGAGCTGCTCCCCACCAACGACAAGAAGAAGTGGGCCCGTCCCCCGATATCCATGAACTTTGAG GTGCCCTTTGCTCCCTCAGGACTCAAGGTGCGCTATCTGAAGGTGTTCGAGCCGAAGCTGAACTACAGTGATCATGATGTCATCAAATGGGTGCGCTACATCGGCCGCAGTGGCATCTACGAGACGCGCTGCTAA